From a region of the Plasmodium gaboni strain SY75 chromosome Unknown, whole genome shotgun sequence genome:
- a CDS encoding exported protein (hyp6): MPKLLILFKNFLFIYFFNFSLYLQNGNFLNIIHYEIYNFNKVSTLIMKRTLNEMLRYNNRSQLKVSQINNNIDDYEENKISSSQTGLIRTSKKKSNNNKSKNTKNYIITKNEETLEDLLKEYDDEMREINNNNNNNNKTFFKKAKHVLEAFDNIFIDKVIDSNIFIDKVINSNIQNKQSDLKEDVMANAVILCGSPILAIPILSYFCKRINFFHSILSYFCKRINFFHSPQ, from the exons ATGCCCAAActtttaattctttttaaaaatttcttatttatatatttttttaacttTTCATTATACCTTCAAAATGGG aattttctaaatattatacattatgaaatatataattttaacAAGGTTTCTACTTTAATTATGAAACGAACACTGAATGAAATGTTAAGGTATAATAATAGGTCACAATTAAAGGTCTcacaaataaataataatatagatgattatgaagaaaataaaattagTTCATCTCAAACAGGATTGATTAGGACCtcgaaaaaaaaatcaaataataataaatcaaaaaatactaaaaattatattataactaAAAACGAGGAAACATTGGAAGACTTGCTAAAAGAATATGATGACGAAATGAgagaaataaataataataataataataataataaaacattttttaaaaaagcAAAACATGTATTGGAAGCctttgataatatttttatagaCAAGGTAATAGattcaaatatttttatagaCAAGGTAATAAATTCAAATATACAGAATAAACAATCAGATTTAAAAGAAGATGTAATGGCTAACGCTGTAATACTTTGTGGTTCTCCAATTTTAGCTATACCAATACtttcatatttttgtaagcgaattaatttttttcattcaatactttcatatttttgtaagcgaattaatttttttcattcaccccaataa